One Eleginops maclovinus isolate JMC-PN-2008 ecotype Puerto Natales chromosome 22, JC_Emac_rtc_rv5, whole genome shotgun sequence DNA segment encodes these proteins:
- the dnajc9 gene encoding dnaJ homolog subfamily C member 9 produces MGLLERCEELFKSSNLYEVLGINKEATETDIRRSYYKVSLKVHPDRAPDDQLATEKFQVLGKLYAVLSNKEQRAVYDEQGVVDEESDALSQDRCWEDYWRLLFPKITVKDILEFENKYKGSDEERQDVIQLYVQHQGNMDTITASAMCCSQEDEPRLCSIIQAAIDSEEVQAFPAFTQESEKKKKSRRKRANKERQEAEEMQKEMGLGDEDDSLVMMLQQRQKSREQNFNSFLSDLEAKHSKKSGPKKGKKAKK; encoded by the exons ATGGGTTTGCTCGAGCGGTGCGAGGAGCTGTTCAAGTCCTCCAACCTGTACGAGGTTTTGGGCATCAACAaggaggcaaccgagacagaTATCCGGAGGAGCTACTACAAAGTGTCGCTGAAAGTGCACCCGGATCGGGCTCCTGACGACCAGCTGGCCACGGAGAAATTTCAG GTGTTGGGGAAGCTGTATGCGGTGCTGAGTAATAAGGAGCAGAGAGCTGTTTATGATGAGCAGGGGGTGGTGGATGAAGAGTCAGACGCCCTGAGTCAAGACCGCTGCTGGGAAGATTACTGGAGACTGCTCTTCCCAAAG ATCACAGTAAAGGACATCCTTGAGTTTGAGAATAAATATAAGGGCTCTGATGAGGAGCGGCAGGATGTGATCCAGCTGTATGTGCAGCACCAGGGAAACATGGATACAATCACAGCCTCGGCCATGTGCTGCTCCCAGGAAGATGAGCCTCGGCTCTGCAGCATCATCCAGGCCGCCATTGATAGCGAAGAAGTCCAAGCGTTTCCAGCATTCACGCAGGAgagtgagaagaagaagaagtctcGTAGGAAGAGG GCTAATAAAGAGCGACAGGAAGCAGAAGAAATGCAGAAGGAGATGGGCCTCGGCGATGAAGATGACAGTCTTGTGATGATGCTTCAG CAAAGACAGAAGTCCAGAGAGCAGAATTTCAATAGTTTCCTGTCTGACCTGGAAGCAAAACACTCCAAAAAAAGTGGAcccaaaaaaggaaagaaagcgAAAAAGTGA
- the sparcl2 gene encoding SPARC: protein MNLSLTFVLFIVQSLHTGATTRGRAQRKQRQAEESLRPYIGRVEPEKLCELLKCHSPAGSWCQVVQENGVGVPKCVCPQSCPGQRAPVCSVLGKTYGSECLLHKEACRKRRRTALAHTGPCLVPGAKCTEEELGQFPYRLLDWFLLLSRMGESYVPAAPPQSCLSHTQRTQLAQQRFTMLDKNNDGKLNRRDLRKLRYKKMPLEHCATPFFQSCDRDMNRKVTLQEWTTCLVDHTEAWFYHFMSMKMGSRKLCPSIKENHL from the exons ATGAACCTGAGCTtgacctttgttttgtttattgtccAAAGTCTACACACTGGTGCAACCACG agaggcaGAGCCCAGCGCAAACAGAGACAAGCCGAGGAGAGCCTGAGACCGTATATTGGCAGAGTAGAGCCAG aaaaGCTTTGTGAGCTGCTTAAATGCCACAGTCCAGCCGGATCTTGGTGCCAGGTAGTTCAGGAAAATGGAGTTGGTGTCCCCAAGTGTGTCTGTCCTCAGTCCTGTCCAGG GCAGAGGGCACCAGTGTGCAGTGTTCTGGGAAAGACCTATGGGAGTGAGTGTTTGCTGCATAAAGAAGCTTGCAGAAAGAGACGCCGCACAGCACTGGCTCACACAGGACCCTGTCTGG TCCCCGGGGCTAAATGCACTGAGGAAGAGTTAGGCCAGTTTCCATATCGTCTCCTGGATTGGTTTCTGCTCCTGAGTCGTATGGGGGAGTCCTATGTACCTGCTGCCCCACCCCAGAGCTGCCTGAGCCACACCCAGAGGACACAACTCGCACAG CAAAGATTTACCATGCTGGATAAGAACAACGATGGCAAGTTGAACCGCAGGGACCTGAGGAAGCTGCGTTACAAGAAGATGCCACTGGAACATTGTGCTACACCATTCTTTCA gtcatgtgaccgtgacaTGAACAGGAAGGTGACCCTGCAAGAGTGGACAACCTGTCTAGTGGATCACACTGAGGCCTGGTTCTACCATTTCATGT CGATGAAAATGGGCTCCCGCAAGCTGTGTCCTTCAATCAAAGAGAACCACCTTTGA
- the ndnfl gene encoding LOW QUALITY PROTEIN: protein NDNF (The sequence of the model RefSeq protein was modified relative to this genomic sequence to represent the inferred CDS: inserted 1 base in 1 codon) codes for MALRSLSWCLGAALALFCGSSWPQVHSSLAPENEVPLRPTTWFPEGKITSVTLPKGRTRRLYFTLKKKAPGMSVTVSPCDLPIEWSLAARTLKDKPIKSLQWSTKKSTPEVWWQGPGSEEKIYSFTGSAVDTYRGPSKSHATIYILRLRSKQQKTRATVYLYEGLGPSGAFPLLPADPRVHTLGVGMTSVTLSWAPSASITSLPQTQKSYDYCVLVNSQKNYPSVCAAREXNREKIDQKEEKKERRRRVTAWPILKEWWWQQWDSYPEAQSAASSPTDEYSDLQCVCQGTESVCTVSELLPETQYYFDVFVIDRLNGTSMAYKGTFARTHEEARAAIVTLREGELRWVTFSDRGSNSEQFFNFRPRGFQQSGLLTLQSCGGGEKVKVTVSSKGQVLTSQAVRGDLAHIWLQGSPSYLIHLEKEGTTPSKMSDAVDPALGGLMASVKMQTSSAYHRRGVPSLPSTLQIKSFNRLRGCNSVTLAWMGTEERSLYCVYRRKLGEHGAEAGGAEALTSPCLGPESRSDTERVLCKYFQELNPRRAVTTAVIGGLEPGMAYVFDVYLMRRWGIPIKYASKMLKTRKEC; via the exons ATGGCACTCCGGTCCCTGTCCTGGTGTCTCGGTGCAGCGTTGGCACTGTTTTGTGGCTCCTCGTGGCCCCAGGTGCATTCTTCCCTGGCACCGGAGAATGAGGTGCCACTGCGCCCGACTACATGGTTCCCAGAAGGAAAGATCACATCTGTAACTCTCCCCAAAGGAAGAACCCGCAG GCTATACTTCACGCTGAAGAAGAAGGCTCCGGGGATGTCGGTGACTGTCAGTCCCTGTGACCTCCCCATCGAGTGGAGCTTGGCAGCTCGGACCCTAAAGGACAAACCCATCAAGAGTCTGCAGT GGAGCACCAAAAAGAGTACGCCTGAGGTGTGGTGGCAAGGTCCTGGGAGTGAGGAGAAGATCTACAGCTTCACAGGCAGTGCAGTTGACACCTACAGGGGTCCTTCCAAATCCCATGCCACCATCTACATCCTGAGGCTGCGCTCCAAACAGCAGAAGACCAGAGCTACAGTGTACCTCTATGAAGGCCTGGGGCCCTCAGGAGCCTTCCCCCTGCTCCCAGCTGACCCCAGAGTTCACACTTTGGGTGTCGGCATGACCAGTGTCACCCTCAGCTGGGCTCCAAGTGCCTCCATCACTAGCCTCCCACAGACGCAGAAAAGCTACGATTACTGTGTCCTCGTCAACTCTCAGAAAAACTACCCCAGTGTCTGTGCTGCACGAG ATAATAGGGAAAAGATTGaccaaaaagaagaaaagaaggagaggaggaggagggtgacaGCCTGGCCCATTTTGAAAGAGTGGTGGTGGCAGCAGTGGGACTCTTACCCAGAAGCCCAGAGTGCAGCTTCTTCCCCCACTGATGAGTATTCTGatctccagtgtgtgtgtcaggggacAGAGAGTGTATGCACCGTCTCTGAGCTCCTGCCTGAGACGCAGTATTACTTTGACGTGTTTGTGATCGACAGGCTGAATGGGACCAGCATGGCGTACAAGGGAACCTTTGCTCGAACGCACGAGGAGGCTCGGGCGGCGATCGTCACGCTGAGAGAAGGAGAGCTGAGGTGGGTGACCTTCAGCGACAGAGGCTCCAACTCCGAGCAATTCTTCAATTTCCGTCCACGGGGCTTTCAGCAGAGTGGCCTCCTCACTTTGCAGAGCTGCGGTGGAGGTGAAAAAGTCAAGGTCACTGTGTCAAGTAAAGGTCAGGTTTTGACCTCCCAGGCTGTCAGGGGAGATTTAGCACACATTTGGCTGCAGGGAAGTCCGTCCTATCTCATCCACTTGGAGAAGGAAGGAACTACCCCAAGCAAGATGTCTGATGCTGTAGACCCAGCTCTGGGAGGTCTGATGGCTTCAGTGAAAATGCAGACCTCCTCAGCCTACCACCGGAGAGGGGTCCCATCTCTACCCTCCACCTTGCAGATAAAATCCTTCAACAGGTTACGTGGTTGCAACAGCGTCACCCTAGCGTGGATGGGCACAGAGGAAAGAAGCTTGTACTGTGTGTACCGCAGGAAGCTGGGAGAGCATGGAGCAGAGGCAGGGGGAGCAGAGGCTCTAACTTCGCCCTGTCTGGGACCAGAGTCCCGCTCTGACACCGAGAGGGTTCTCTGCAAGTATTTCCAGGAGCTGAATCCTCGGCGGGCTGTCACTACTGCTGTGATCGGGGGCCTGGAGCCAGGGATGGCCTATGTGTTTGATGTCTATCTAATGAGACGCTGGGGGATCCCTATCAAGTATGCCAGCAAGATGTTGAAGACCAGAAAGGAATGCTGA